The Euphorbia lathyris chromosome 2, ddEupLath1.1, whole genome shotgun sequence genome includes a window with the following:
- the LOC136217644 gene encoding uncharacterized protein, with the protein MPCSLCSARSLIFFFILSAIPVAYIISLELASPPTHVFHYHSSGFFRECAKWDDLNRRFIVSYFENGLGEIRVPDDHSDGVLEEVTLVKDADLAGNASLGIAFDRPRNRLLVAIADVFGNRYSALAAYDLSTWKRLFLTQLSGPSNGKAFADDVAVDPEGNAYITNAAGSQIWKVGKDGDLLTTIKSPLFIQKQWYKNLVGLNGIVYHPDGFLLVVHTFSGKLFKIDVSNKNEEAVKLIKVNGGSLTLGDGLLLLSPSKLVVAGNPSGRLVESSDGWESASVVGKFKGPSHRLASAATVKDGKVYLNHLVGMGYPNKKHAFVEAVFST; encoded by the exons ATGCCTTGCTCTCTTTGCTCCGCCAGatctctcatcttcttcttcatcctctcgGCCATCCCCGTCGCCTATATCATATCCCTCGAGCTAGCTTCTCCTCCTACCCATGTCTTCCACTACCATAGCTCCGGTTTCTTCCGCGAGTGCGCTAAGTGGGACGATCTCAATCGCCGATTCATAgtctcctacttcgaaaatgGCCTGGGAGAAATTCGCGTGCCCGACGATCACTCCGATGGTGTCTTAGAGGAAGTTACTCTGGTGAAGGACGCTGACTTGGCCGGTAACGCTTCTCTTGGCATTGCCTTTGATCGGCCGAGGAATCGGCTGCTTGTGGCCATCGCGGATGTCTTTGGAAATAGGTACAGCGCTCTGGCGGCTTATGATTTGTCCACTTGGAAACGTCTGTTCCTTACCCAGCTTAGTGGCCCAA GTAATGGGAAGGCATTCGCAGATGATGTAGCAGTGGATCCAGAAGGTAATGCGTACATAACCAACGCCGCAGGCAGTCAAATCTGGAAGGTTGGAAAAGATGGAGACTTATTAACCACAATCAAAAGCCCTCTATTCATTCAAAAGCAATGGTACAAGAACCTAGTCGGATTAAACGGCATCGTTTACCACCCGGACGGGTTCTTATTAGTAGTCCATACATTCTCCGGCAAATTATTCAAAATTGATGTGAGTAACAAGAATGAAGAAGCAGTGAAATTGATCAAAGTTAATGGAGGCTCTCTGACACTCGGCGACGGTTTATTGCTACTGTCGCCGAGTAAACTAGTGGTTGCCGGAAATCCATCCGGGAGACTAGTAGAGAGCTCAGACGGGTGGGAAAGTGCTTCAGTTGTAGGCAAGTTTAAAGGTCCATCTCATCGGCTGGCCTCGGCAGCTACTGTGAAAGATGGTAAGGTTTATCTTAATCACTTGGTTGGTATGGGATATCCTAATAAGAAGCATGCTTTTGTTGAGGCTGTGTTTTCAACTTGA
- the LOC136217645 gene encoding probable glutamyl endopeptidase, chloroplastic isoform X2: MNEMMRLYQVCHRLSILSLAPLSSPLPFLSLKPARFTSVDHLRTHSKLRPIMTAATSRLANLVPANSFPGENGGGASNGSLTSSANIATEDDEALGSKYQIPPPEIKDIVDAPPVPALSFSPQRDKILFLKRRSLPPLAELARPEEKLAGMRIDGKCNTRSRMSFYTGIGIHQLMPDGTLGPEKEIHGFPDGAKINFVTWSIDGRHLSFSIRFDEEDSSSSMLRVWVADVETGEARPLFQSPDVYLNAVFDNFVWVNNSSLLVCTIPSSRGAPPKKPLVPSGPKIQTNEAKNVIQVRTFQDLLKDEYDEDLFDYYATSQLVLASLDGTVKEIGPPAVYTSIDPSPDEKYILISSIHRPYSFIVPCGRFPKKVEVWTSDGKFVREVCDLPLAEDIPIAFNSVRRGMRSINWRADKPSTLYWAETQDGGDAKVEVCPRDIVYTQPAEPVEGEQPEILHKLDLRYGGISWCDDSMALVYESWYKTRRIKTWVISPGSKDESPRILFDRSSEDVYSDPGSPMMRRTPSGTYVIAKIKKQNNEGTHVLLNGSGATPEGNVPFLDLFDLNTGEKERIWQSEKEKYFETVVALMSDYEKGDLYVDQLKFLTSKESKTENTQYYIQQWPDKKSYQITNFPHPYPQLASLQKEMVRYQRKDGVQLTATLYLPPGYDPSKEGPLPCLVWSYPGEFKSKEAAGQVRGSPNEFAGIGPTSALLWLARRFAILSGPTIPIIGEGDEEANDSYVEQLVASAEAAVEEVIRRGVAHPGKIAVGGHSYGAFMTANLLAHAPHLFSCGIARSGAYNRTLTPFGFQNEDRTLWEATSTYVQMSPFMSADKIKKPILLIHGEEDNNPGTLTMQSDRFFNALKGHGALSRLVILPYESHGYAGRESIMHVLWETDRWLQKYCVTNTSDMNAERDACKDDVGEAVTNSESKTVSASGGGGSELADFEHDEFHCMPRSLL, from the exons atgaatgaaatgaTGCGTCTTTACCAAGTTTGTCATCGCCTATCTATCCTCTCACTAGCCCCTCTTTCTTCTCCACTTCCCTTCCTCTCTCTTAAACCTGCGCGATTTACCTCTGTTGACCACCTGAGAACTCACTCTAAATTAAGGCCAATCATGACGGCTGCCACTTCCAGGCTTGCCAATCTCGTGCCTGCAAACTCTTTTCCCGGTGAAAATGGTGGGGGTGCCTCCAACGGCTCCCTTACTTCTTCAGCTAATATCGCAACTGAAGACGACG AAGCATTGGGAAGTAAGTACCAAATTCCTCCACCAGAGATTAAAGATATTGTTGATGCTCCTCCTGTTCCTGCATTGTCATTTTCTCCACAAAGAGACAAAATACTATTCCTTAAGAGGAGGTCTCTACCTCCATTGGCAGAACTAGCTAGACCTGAGGAAAAGCTTGCTGGTATGCGTATTGATGGAAAATGCAATACTAGGAGCCGGATGTCATTCTACACTGGTATTGGCATCCACCAATTAATGCCTGATGGTACTTTGGGTCCAGAGAAGGAGATACACGGCTTCCCAGATGGTGCTAAGATCAATTTTGTTACCTGGTCTATTGATGGTAGACATTTATCCTTCAGCATCAGATTTGATGAAGAAGATAGCAGTAGTAGCATGCTTAGAGTATGGGTTGCTGATGTAGAGACAGGAGAGGCTAGACCACTTTTTCAGTCCCCAGATGTCTACCTAAATGCTGTTTTTGATAATTTTGTTTGGGTGAATAACTCTTCTTTATTGGTTTGCACAATTCCATCATCGCGTGGAGCTCCACCTAAGAAACCTTTGGTTCCCTCTGGTCCAAAGATTCAAACTAATGAGGCAAAGAATGTAATTCAAGTTCGAACCTTCCAGGATTTACTAAAAGATGAGTATGATGAAGATTTATTTGACTACTATGCCACCTCACAACTTGTATTGGCGTCTTTGGATGGGACAGTGAAGGAAATTGGCCCACCAGCTGTGTATACATCAATTGATCCTTCTCCAGACGAGAAGTATATCTTAATTAGTTCTATTCATAGGCCATACTCTTTTATTGTTCCATGTGGTAGATTTCCCAAGAAGGTAGAGGTATGGACGAGTGATGGGAAGTTCGTGAGGGAAGTCTGTGATTTACCCCTTGCTGAGGACATTCCTATAGCATTTAATAGTGTTAGAAGGGGAATGCGGTCAATCAATTGGAGAGCTGACAAGCCTTCAACTCTGTATTG GGCAGAGACACAAGATGGGGGTGATGCAAAAGTAGAAGTTTGTCCACGAGATATAGTCTATACACAACCCGCTGAGCCAGTTGAAGGTGAACAGCCAGAAATCTTACACAAACTTGATCTCCGCTATGG GGGAATTTCTTGGTGTGATGATTCTATGGCTCTAGTTTACGAATCGTGGTACAAGACTAGGCGAATAAAAACCTGGGTGATATCCCCTGGCTCTAAAGATGAGAGTCCACGCATACTATTTGATAGGTCATCAGAAGATGTTTATTCTGATCCTGGCTCGCCTATGATGAGAAGAACTCCTTCTGGAACTTATGTGATTGCAAAGATAAAGAAGCAAAACAATGAAGGCACACATGTTTTACTGAATGGAAGTGGTGCTACACCAGAAGGGAATGTCCCTTtccttgatctgtttgactt AAATACAGGCGAGAAAGAACGAATTTGGCAAAGTGAGAAGGAAAAGTACTTTGAGACTGTTGTTGCTCTAATGTCTGACTATGAGAAAGGGGATCTATACGTTgatcaattaaaatttttaacgTCAAAAGagtcaaaaactgaaaataccCAGTATTATATTCAGCAGTGGCCAGATAAGAAATCTTATCAAATTACAAATTTTCCTCATCCGTACCCGCAGTTGGCGTCATTGCAAAAAGAGATGGTCAGGTACCAAAGAAAGGATGGAGTTCAGCTTACTGCAACATTATATTTGCCCCCAGGCTACGATCCATCAAAAGAAGGTCCTCTTCCATGTTTGGTCTGGTCTTACCCTGGAGAATTTAAAAGCAAAGAAGCTGCAGGTCAAGTCCGTGGTTCTCCCAATGAATTTGCAGGCATCGGACCGACATCAGCTCTTCTTTGGCTGGCTAGGAG GTTTGCCATTTTATCTGGACCCACAATTCCAATAATTGGTGAGGGTGATGAGGAGGCAAATGACAG TTATGTAGAGCAACTGGTTGCAAGTGCAGAGGCAGCTGTTGAGGAAGTTATCCGACGTGGA GTTGCTCACCCTGGCAAAATTGCTGTTGGAGGACATTCGTATGGTGCATTCATGACTGCAAATCTTTTGGCACATGCCCCTCATCTTTTCAGTTGTGGAATCGCACGCTCTGGTGCTTACAACAGAACACTGACACCTTTTGGTTTCCAG AACGAGGACAGGACACTTTGGGAGGCTACTAGTACCTACGTTCAGATGAGCCCTTTCATGTCAGCTGACAAAATTAAGAAGCCAATATTGCTTATCCATGGAGAAGAAGATAATAACCCAGGAACCCTAACCATGCAG TCGGATCGTTTCTTTAATGCTCTAAAAGGTCATGGTGCACTTAGCCGCCTGGTTATTCTTCCTTATGAGAGCCATGGATATGCTGGGAGAGAAAGCATTATGCATGTTCTCTGGGAAACAGATCGATGGCTTCAGAAATATTGTGTGACAAACACTTCTGATATGAATGCAGAACGTGATGCGTGCAAAGATGATGTAGGCGAAGCCGTAACAAACTCTGAAAGTAAAACAGTTTCTGCCAGTGGAGGTGGTGGCTCGGAGCTGGCAGATTTTGAGCATGACGAATTTCATTGTATGCCAAGATCATTGTTATG A
- the LOC136217645 gene encoding probable glutamyl endopeptidase, chloroplastic isoform X1, whose translation MNEMMRLYQVCHRLSILSLAPLSSPLPFLSLKPARFTSVDHLRTHSKLRPIMTAATSRLANLVPANSFPGENGGGASNGSLTSSANIATEDDEALGSKYQIPPPEIKDIVDAPPVPALSFSPQRDKILFLKRRSLPPLAELARPEEKLAGMRIDGKCNTRSRMSFYTGIGIHQLMPDGTLGPEKEIHGFPDGAKINFVTWSIDGRHLSFSIRFDEEDSSSSMLRVWVADVETGEARPLFQSPDVYLNAVFDNFVWVNNSSLLVCTIPSSRGAPPKKPLVPSGPKIQTNEAKNVIQVRTFQDLLKDEYDEDLFDYYATSQLVLASLDGTVKEIGPPAVYTSIDPSPDEKYILISSIHRPYSFIVPCGRFPKKVEVWTSDGKFVREVCDLPLAEDIPIAFNSVRRGMRSINWRADKPSTLYWAETQDGGDAKVEVCPRDIVYTQPAEPVEGEQPEILHKLDLRYGGISWCDDSMALVYESWYKTRRIKTWVISPGSKDESPRILFDRSSEDVYSDPGSPMMRRTPSGTYVIAKIKKQNNEGTHVLLNGSGATPEGNVPFLDLFDLNTGEKERIWQSEKEKYFETVVALMSDYEKGDLYVDQLKFLTSKESKTENTQYYIQQWPDKKSYQITNFPHPYPQLASLQKEMVRYQRKDGVQLTATLYLPPGYDPSKEGPLPCLVWSYPGEFKSKEAAGQVRGSPNEFAGIGPTSALLWLARRFAILSGPTIPIIGEGDEEANDSYVEQLVASAEAAVEEVIRRGVAHPGKIAVGGHSYGAFMTANLLAHAPHLFSCGIARSGAYNRTLTPFGFQNEDRTLWEATSTYVQMSPFMSADKIKKPILLIHGEEDNNPGTLTMQSDRFFNALKGHGALSRLVILPYESHGYAGRESIMHVLWETDRWLQKYCVTNTSDMNAERDACKDDVGEAVTNSESKTVSASGGGGSELADFEHDEFHCMPRSLLW comes from the exons atgaatgaaatgaTGCGTCTTTACCAAGTTTGTCATCGCCTATCTATCCTCTCACTAGCCCCTCTTTCTTCTCCACTTCCCTTCCTCTCTCTTAAACCTGCGCGATTTACCTCTGTTGACCACCTGAGAACTCACTCTAAATTAAGGCCAATCATGACGGCTGCCACTTCCAGGCTTGCCAATCTCGTGCCTGCAAACTCTTTTCCCGGTGAAAATGGTGGGGGTGCCTCCAACGGCTCCCTTACTTCTTCAGCTAATATCGCAACTGAAGACGACG AAGCATTGGGAAGTAAGTACCAAATTCCTCCACCAGAGATTAAAGATATTGTTGATGCTCCTCCTGTTCCTGCATTGTCATTTTCTCCACAAAGAGACAAAATACTATTCCTTAAGAGGAGGTCTCTACCTCCATTGGCAGAACTAGCTAGACCTGAGGAAAAGCTTGCTGGTATGCGTATTGATGGAAAATGCAATACTAGGAGCCGGATGTCATTCTACACTGGTATTGGCATCCACCAATTAATGCCTGATGGTACTTTGGGTCCAGAGAAGGAGATACACGGCTTCCCAGATGGTGCTAAGATCAATTTTGTTACCTGGTCTATTGATGGTAGACATTTATCCTTCAGCATCAGATTTGATGAAGAAGATAGCAGTAGTAGCATGCTTAGAGTATGGGTTGCTGATGTAGAGACAGGAGAGGCTAGACCACTTTTTCAGTCCCCAGATGTCTACCTAAATGCTGTTTTTGATAATTTTGTTTGGGTGAATAACTCTTCTTTATTGGTTTGCACAATTCCATCATCGCGTGGAGCTCCACCTAAGAAACCTTTGGTTCCCTCTGGTCCAAAGATTCAAACTAATGAGGCAAAGAATGTAATTCAAGTTCGAACCTTCCAGGATTTACTAAAAGATGAGTATGATGAAGATTTATTTGACTACTATGCCACCTCACAACTTGTATTGGCGTCTTTGGATGGGACAGTGAAGGAAATTGGCCCACCAGCTGTGTATACATCAATTGATCCTTCTCCAGACGAGAAGTATATCTTAATTAGTTCTATTCATAGGCCATACTCTTTTATTGTTCCATGTGGTAGATTTCCCAAGAAGGTAGAGGTATGGACGAGTGATGGGAAGTTCGTGAGGGAAGTCTGTGATTTACCCCTTGCTGAGGACATTCCTATAGCATTTAATAGTGTTAGAAGGGGAATGCGGTCAATCAATTGGAGAGCTGACAAGCCTTCAACTCTGTATTG GGCAGAGACACAAGATGGGGGTGATGCAAAAGTAGAAGTTTGTCCACGAGATATAGTCTATACACAACCCGCTGAGCCAGTTGAAGGTGAACAGCCAGAAATCTTACACAAACTTGATCTCCGCTATGG GGGAATTTCTTGGTGTGATGATTCTATGGCTCTAGTTTACGAATCGTGGTACAAGACTAGGCGAATAAAAACCTGGGTGATATCCCCTGGCTCTAAAGATGAGAGTCCACGCATACTATTTGATAGGTCATCAGAAGATGTTTATTCTGATCCTGGCTCGCCTATGATGAGAAGAACTCCTTCTGGAACTTATGTGATTGCAAAGATAAAGAAGCAAAACAATGAAGGCACACATGTTTTACTGAATGGAAGTGGTGCTACACCAGAAGGGAATGTCCCTTtccttgatctgtttgactt AAATACAGGCGAGAAAGAACGAATTTGGCAAAGTGAGAAGGAAAAGTACTTTGAGACTGTTGTTGCTCTAATGTCTGACTATGAGAAAGGGGATCTATACGTTgatcaattaaaatttttaacgTCAAAAGagtcaaaaactgaaaataccCAGTATTATATTCAGCAGTGGCCAGATAAGAAATCTTATCAAATTACAAATTTTCCTCATCCGTACCCGCAGTTGGCGTCATTGCAAAAAGAGATGGTCAGGTACCAAAGAAAGGATGGAGTTCAGCTTACTGCAACATTATATTTGCCCCCAGGCTACGATCCATCAAAAGAAGGTCCTCTTCCATGTTTGGTCTGGTCTTACCCTGGAGAATTTAAAAGCAAAGAAGCTGCAGGTCAAGTCCGTGGTTCTCCCAATGAATTTGCAGGCATCGGACCGACATCAGCTCTTCTTTGGCTGGCTAGGAG GTTTGCCATTTTATCTGGACCCACAATTCCAATAATTGGTGAGGGTGATGAGGAGGCAAATGACAG TTATGTAGAGCAACTGGTTGCAAGTGCAGAGGCAGCTGTTGAGGAAGTTATCCGACGTGGA GTTGCTCACCCTGGCAAAATTGCTGTTGGAGGACATTCGTATGGTGCATTCATGACTGCAAATCTTTTGGCACATGCCCCTCATCTTTTCAGTTGTGGAATCGCACGCTCTGGTGCTTACAACAGAACACTGACACCTTTTGGTTTCCAG AACGAGGACAGGACACTTTGGGAGGCTACTAGTACCTACGTTCAGATGAGCCCTTTCATGTCAGCTGACAAAATTAAGAAGCCAATATTGCTTATCCATGGAGAAGAAGATAATAACCCAGGAACCCTAACCATGCAG TCGGATCGTTTCTTTAATGCTCTAAAAGGTCATGGTGCACTTAGCCGCCTGGTTATTCTTCCTTATGAGAGCCATGGATATGCTGGGAGAGAAAGCATTATGCATGTTCTCTGGGAAACAGATCGATGGCTTCAGAAATATTGTGTGACAAACACTTCTGATATGAATGCAGAACGTGATGCGTGCAAAGATGATGTAGGCGAAGCCGTAACAAACTCTGAAAGTAAAACAGTTTCTGCCAGTGGAGGTGGTGGCTCGGAGCTGGCAGATTTTGAGCATGACGAATTTCATTGTATGCCAAGATCATTGTTATGGTAA